AGACCAGGGGGCGGCCTTTGCATAGGGGGGAGAGAAGCCCAGGGCCCCCTCGCATTCCGCGATGAAGTCCTCCTCCGTGCGGGGATAGATGGTGGGGCCGTCGGCCTCCGACGATAACCAGAACACGCCGGTCTCTATCGCCTGCTGGTAGCGCCACACCCGCCAGGTATACTCACCGGTGTGCGCCACGTCCCAGGGCATGGATGTCATTGCGTTGGCCACGGCGTATTTCATCGCCTTGCCGTCGGCGATGGAATCGTCCAGGGCGCGAAGCGCCTTCAAGAACCGTTCCGTGGAGAGGCGGGAAAGAAATCCGAACAGCCCCACATAAGGGCTGTACTCGTCGTACTGGGTCATGCCGGTGACCCACGCGGTCAAAAACTCCCGATGGACCCAGTTGTCATCGAAGAGCTCATCGGGCGCCAGCGCCTCGATGTGCCCGGCGACGCGGGTGTAGATGTCGTCCCCCAGGTTCAGGCGCACCTGGCGGTCGTACACGTCCATGGCGAAGGGCCAGTCCACCACGCCGCTGGAGGAGAGGATGGCGTCGACATCGTCCGGGTAACTGTGGGCGTAGTTGATGACCAGGCCGCCGCCGTAGCTGTATCCCACCGCCATCCAGGGGCCGGTGAATTCACCTCTGAATTCCATGACGACCCGGTGATAATCGGCCAGGGCCTGATCTATGGTGACATACGAGGGGATGGTCTGGTCGCCCTCGGTGATGCTCTGGCCGTATCCCCGGTGCTCCGGCTGGATGAAGATGATCGGCTCGGCCGTCTGATAGGCCTTGTAGTATCTGATCATCTCATCGGATGTTACGTCGTGCTCGTTTCCCAGGATGAAAAAGAAGGGAGAGCTTTCGTCGGCGCCGTCCGGGATGAGCAGGTGAATATACTGGGTGAAGGAGGGGCCGTGCGGGTGGGCATGGTCCACGGGCTGGGTTATGGTGCGGATCTCCCGGGTGAAGGGGCCTTTTTCCTCCTCGGCCCGGGCGGGGACGGGGCGGGCAGTCGCCTGTGTGCAGGCAGCAGTGATGAGCGTGAGTTTTCCCGCGGTTTTTACGAATCGACGGCGGGAGAGAGGGTGCTCGAGAAATGAGAATCGATCGATCATATCAGTACGCTCCGGTAGTCGGATATATAAAAATTGTATTCCGAATGCCTTATGTATCCCTTTCACCTGTCAGGAGAGACGCTCCTTCATCGAGGAGAACACACCCTCGTCCACCCCCAAAAGCTCCGGCCCCCGGGCCTCGATGTAGTCCACGATGTCCGCCAGCGTCGTCAGGGAATATACGGGGACCCCGGTCTCCTCTTCGATGCGGGCGGAAAAGAGAAGCCCCGAGTCGTCTTTTTCCATCCGGTCGACCACCACCAGCATCCCGGCGACCCGTGCCGTGGTTTCCCTCCCGATGCGGGCCACCGCCTCGATCTTCGTGCCGCCGTCGGTGATGACGTCGTCCAGCAGCAGCACCCGGGAGTCGGGGCGGTCGAGGCCCGCTCCCACAAATGTACCGCCCTCGCCGTGTCCCTTTTTTTCCTTCCTGTCGTAGGCGAAGGGGAGGTTGACCCCGAAAAGGCTGTAGAGGGAAAGGGACGTCGCCGCGGCCAGGACGATGCCCTTGTACGCCGGGCCGAAGAGGATGTCGTAGTCGTCAACGCACAGCTCGGACATGATCTTCTCGGCAAGGATTTCACCCAGGGAGGAGAACCCCGCACCGTCGGCCACGTCGCCGATGTTGACGAAATAGGGGGATTTCCTCCCGCTCTTGAGGGTGAAATCCCCGAATCGCAGCGCCCCTGTTTCCACCAGGAGTTCGATCGTACGCCCGCTCAGTTCGTTCATTTCTCGGCCGTTTTTTAAAATAGTGTTTCGTATACTTGAAGATGTGTCGATTGTATCAAATCCCATCACATGCGGAAAGGGAAAAAGTGGGCACCCGGGAGTCCCGATGAAAGTTCCCGCACACGCATCCCACCCGATAGTTGAAGAAAAGATCTATTTTCCGGCGAAATGCTGAAATCGCGCCGTCTATACGGGTTTTTATCTCTTTCGTTTTTATCTTGACATTAAATCCGTCCTCATGGTAAAAACACGGTTGATGAATGAAGATTCATTCAGACAGCGGGCAAGGACAGGAGGCGGGGTGGCACCCCGAAACCAGCTCGTTTTATCGAAGGGGCTTCCGCCCCGGCAACTTCAATATACACATTAAACATATGGTGATTTTTTAAGATCACAAGAGAGGTATTTATGAGCAACAAAATTTCAGATCTTCGAGACTCTCGATTCGTCCTGTACGAACAGCTCGATATCGAAAAGCTGTGCGAGCGCCCGAAATTCGCCGATCACTCCAAGGATATCTTCGACATGGTTCTGGATGAGGCGGAAAAACTGATGGTCAACGAAATCTGGCCCCTCAACGAAGACAGCGACCGAATCGGCGCCCAGTATGACCCAAAAACTAAAAAGGTCACAACGCCGGACGGATTCAAGAAAGCCCTGGAGGCGTATAAGGCCGGCGGCTGGATCGCCATGGCCGAGGATCCGGAAGTGGGAGGCCAGGGACTGCCCTATGCACTCTACATGGCCTGTACCGAGATGTTCGTTGGCGCGAACTTCGGCTTCATCGCCTTCCCGGGCCTGACCCACGGTTCCGCCCGGATGGTGGAGATCTTCGGCACCGAGGAACAGAAGAACACCTACCTCTACAAGATGTACGAGGGAGAGTGGCTGGGCACCATGTGCCTGACCGAGCCGTGGGCCGGCTCCGACGTGGGCGCCCTCAAGACCAAGGCGACCCCCAACGACGATGGCACCTATAACATCGTCGGCACAAAGACCTTCATCACCTCCGGCGAACACGACCTGTCCGAAAACATCATCCACATGGTGCTCGCCCGCATCGAGGGAGACCCCCCAGGCACCAAGGGCATCTCGATTTTCATCGTGCCCAAGTTTCGCCTCAACGACGACGGCAGCGTCGGCGAAAGCAACGACGTAGTCTGCGGCGGCATCGAGCACAAAATGGGCATCCACGGCTCCCCCACCACCACGCTGAACTTCGGCGACGAGGGGAAATGCGTGGGCTACCTCCTGGGCGATCGCTGCAAGGGGATGCGCATCATGTTTACCATGATGAACGAAGAGCGGATGTTCGTGGGACTTCAGGGACTGGCTTCCAGCTCCGCCTCCTATCTCCACGCGGTGGACTACGCCAAGGAGCGGGTTCAGGGCGGCCACTACACAAAGATGCAGGAGAAGGATGCCCCGAGCGTGCCCATCATCCAGCACCCGGACGTAAAACGGATGTTGGTGCGCATGAAAGCGTATGTCGAGGGGATGCGGGGCCTCCAGTTTTACCTGGGCTACTGCATCGACAACATCGAGACCACCGAGGGCGACGAGAAGACCCGCTGGCAGGGGCTGTCGGATCT
The sequence above is a segment of the Candidatus Zymogenaceae bacterium genome. Coding sequences within it:
- a CDS encoding acyl-CoA dehydrogenase, with product MSNKISDLRDSRFVLYEQLDIEKLCERPKFADHSKDIFDMVLDEAEKLMVNEIWPLNEDSDRIGAQYDPKTKKVTTPDGFKKALEAYKAGGWIAMAEDPEVGGQGLPYALYMACTEMFVGANFGFIAFPGLTHGSARMVEIFGTEEQKNTYLYKMYEGEWLGTMCLTEPWAGSDVGALKTKATPNDDGTYNIVGTKTFITSGEHDLSENIIHMVLARIEGDPPGTKGISIFIVPKFRLNDDGSVGESNDVVCGGIEHKMGIHGSPTTTLNFGDEGKCVGYLLGDRCKGMRIMFTMMNEERMFVGLQGLASSSASYLHAVDYAKERVQGGHYTKMQEKDAPSVPIIQHPDVKRMLVRMKAYVEGMRGLQFYLGYCIDNIETTEGDEKTRWQGLSDLLIPVCKGYQTDMVWDITGQGIQVLGGYGFIQEYPMEQFARDCKIASLYEGTNGIQAMDFTFRKTLLNGMVMFGYFKEEVAKTLAAAKKNAALKGYVANVEKVMKGLEEGFAFQQELMGKGKMGLIFGNCVPLMEVMGDLVMGWQLLWQATIAQPKLEELSGGATGDDLKAKVADNAEIAYYDGKVKTAQYYLGNLLPRTFGKLEQLKSEEDGYLEIAEESMAF
- the pyrE gene encoding orotate phosphoribosyltransferase, producing MNELSGRTIELLVETGALRFGDFTLKSGRKSPYFVNIGDVADGAGFSSLGEILAEKIMSELCVDDYDILFGPAYKGIVLAAATSLSLYSLFGVNLPFAYDRKEKKGHGEGGTFVGAGLDRPDSRVLLLDDVITDGGTKIEAVARIGRETTARVAGMLVVVDRMEKDDSGLLFSARIEEETGVPVYSLTTLADIVDYIEARGPELLGVDEGVFSSMKERLS
- a CDS encoding alpha/beta fold hydrolase — its product is MIDRFSFLEHPLSRRRFVKTAGKLTLITAACTQATARPVPARAEEEKGPFTREIRTITQPVDHAHPHGPSFTQYIHLLIPDGADESSPFFFILGNEHDVTSDEMIRYYKAYQTAEPIIFIQPEHRGYGQSITEGDQTIPSYVTIDQALADYHRVVMEFRGEFTGPWMAVGYSYGGGLVINYAHSYPDDVDAILSSSGVVDWPFAMDVYDRQVRLNLGDDIYTRVAGHIEALAPDELFDDNWVHREFLTAWVTGMTQYDEYSPYVGLFGFLSRLSTERFLKALRALDDSIADGKAMKYAVANAMTSMPWDVAHTGEYTWRVWRYQQAIETGVFWLSSEADGPTIYPRTEEDFIAECEGALGFSPPYAKAAPWSPRDMVPELKVPMVYVIGGRDPWKGICLESDFPINEGRIFLYNDRKHCPERRDPKLGGEVIAELLSFARK